In the genome of Bradyrhizobium arachidis, one region contains:
- a CDS encoding sensor histidine kinase: protein MRALGRRWGVWFRRSLQTWPVSAYLLLLALTTAVPVTACAAFIAYHFVAESSQLTRAEYEDRLRLMRNAADLRIANIIDDLQVLALSPSLSQERFAEFREHAVQAVKLIGGVAIVLYAPDGQQIANTRLPLDAPLPKRTEFDVERRAIETGRPQVSGLQRAVVDGQTIVTIAVPVRIRGEIRYALNIGLSTKYLASMMDEYVSAGMVGSIVDAKGLLLARRPLLDGDDLVGQTTIPAVMAHLGQPSAWWIEAVSRTGVPTYTSLLRSNQSSWSINLAVPRDVIDGPLHRTAESIAALTVFTLLLGLGLARMLSRRFLAEFADLERYVAGLRSGATAPKLGTISEVNRMKKVLHQVGSELAGALKQQKALLDEINHRVKNTLGTVQSIARLSRASSSDLNEYAAAFEGRLLALSQAYNLLTENNWVGVSLVSIVKQTLAPYAGPARLEIDGPDILLPPKLTLAISAALQELSTNAAKYGAFSVASGKLQISWTVDETGLVRLSWTEREGPLVHKPTRRGFGTKMITGMFTGEAGWSVNLDFNPAGLRCVMQFASRDRTEDDVTLMEAS from the coding sequence GTGCGTGCTTTGGGGCGTCGATGGGGAGTCTGGTTCAGGCGGTCGCTTCAGACCTGGCCTGTTTCCGCGTATCTGCTGCTGCTGGCCCTCACCACCGCCGTTCCGGTCACGGCGTGTGCGGCCTTCATCGCCTACCATTTCGTCGCCGAATCCTCCCAGCTCACTCGGGCGGAGTACGAGGACAGGCTGCGCCTCATGCGCAACGCGGCCGATCTGCGGATCGCCAACATCATCGACGATCTGCAAGTCCTCGCGCTCTCGCCCTCGCTGTCGCAGGAGCGGTTTGCGGAGTTCAGGGAGCATGCCGTCCAGGCGGTCAAGCTGATCGGCGGCGTGGCGATCGTGCTTTATGCTCCCGACGGCCAGCAGATCGCGAATACGCGCCTCCCGCTCGACGCCCCCTTGCCCAAGCGCACCGAATTCGACGTCGAGCGCCGGGCGATTGAGACCGGCCGGCCTCAGGTCTCTGGGCTGCAGCGCGCCGTGGTCGACGGGCAGACGATCGTCACGATCGCCGTGCCGGTCCGCATCCGCGGCGAGATCCGCTACGCGCTCAATATCGGACTGTCGACAAAGTATCTTGCATCGATGATGGACGAATACGTCTCCGCCGGAATGGTGGGCAGCATCGTCGATGCGAAGGGACTGCTGCTGGCAAGGCGGCCATTGCTCGATGGCGACGATCTGGTGGGACAGACGACCATCCCCGCGGTCATGGCCCATCTCGGTCAGCCGTCGGCCTGGTGGATCGAGGCCGTCTCGCGGACGGGCGTTCCCACCTACACGTCGCTGCTGCGATCCAATCAGAGCAGCTGGTCGATCAACCTTGCCGTTCCGCGCGACGTCATCGACGGTCCGCTGCACCGGACGGCTGAATCGATCGCCGCGCTGACGGTTTTCACGCTCCTGCTGGGATTGGGCCTCGCGCGAATGCTGTCCCGCCGCTTCCTGGCGGAATTCGCCGACCTCGAGCGATACGTCGCGGGTTTGCGGTCGGGCGCAACGGCGCCAAAGCTCGGCACGATCAGCGAAGTCAACCGGATGAAGAAGGTGCTGCATCAGGTCGGAAGCGAGCTCGCTGGCGCGCTGAAGCAGCAGAAGGCGCTTCTGGACGAGATCAATCACCGGGTGAAGAACACGCTCGGCACGGTCCAGTCGATCGCGCGCCTGTCGCGCGCGAGCTCAAGCGACCTCAACGAATACGCCGCCGCCTTCGAGGGCCGGCTGCTGGCGCTGTCGCAGGCCTACAATCTCCTCACCGAGAACAACTGGGTCGGCGTCAGCCTGGTATCCATCGTCAAGCAGACGCTGGCCCCCTACGCGGGGCCTGCACGTCTCGAAATTGACGGCCCCGATATCCTGCTGCCGCCCAAGCTCACCCTGGCAATTTCGGCCGCACTCCAGGAACTCAGCACGAACGCGGCCAAATATGGCGCGTTCTCGGTCGCATCGGGCAAGCTACAGATATCCTGGACGGTGGACGAGACCGGCCTCGTTCGCTTGTCCTGGACCGAACGAGAAGGCCCGCTGGTTCACAAGCCCACGCGCCGCGGTTTCGGGACGAAGATGATCACCGGCATGTTCACGGGCGAGGCGGGCTGGTCCGTGAACCTGGACTTCAATCCAGCAGGGCTTCGCTGCGTGATGCAGTTCGCGTCCCGCGACAGGACTGAGGACGATGTCACGCTGATGGAAGCGAGCTAG
- the recG gene encoding ATP-dependent DNA helicase RecG, with protein MRPSLLNPLFAPVTSLPGVGPKQDKLLQYLLSRSETPRLVDLLLHLPSQVIDRRARPKIRDAAVGTMVTLEVTVDRHRPPPPRNSRAPYLVYASDDTGDVVLTFFRAKPGYVEKLLPMGEKRYVSGTLQMYDGIPQIVHPDRVLDEEAISKLSGIDPVYPLTEGLALGSLRRAIAQALQKLPALPEWISPEVMRRCNFPPVTEALNRVHQPVELTDILPDQRFWSRLAFDELLAGQLALALIRAQLRRPAGVRNAGDGHLRNKIIDALPYALTPSQRSAAAAIAEDLKQPVRMLRLLQGDVGSGKTVVALLAAAAVAEVGKQAALMAPTEILARQHIKTIAPLAERAGMRVAILSGREKGKERREIIAQLAEGEIDLLVGTHALIQDDVIFKDLALAIVDEQHRFGVRERLALTSKGEAVDVLVLSATPIPRTLVLTYFGDMDISELREKPAGRQPIDTRAVPMNRISEVMEGVGRALESGKLVYWICPLVEESEAEGTEHLTNATKRFESLQKRFGDRVGLVHGQMKGIEKDRVMAQFAAHEIGLLVATTVVEVGVDVPAATIMVIENAERFGLAQLHQLRGRIGRGSEASTCILLYGEPLGEMSKARLKVIRETTDGFRIAEEDLKLRGEGDVLGVRQSGLPGYRIARSEVHGQLITQARDEALRILKDDPKLKGERGEALRCLLYLYERDEAIPLIGAG; from the coding sequence ATGCGCCCCAGCCTGCTCAATCCGCTGTTTGCTCCTGTGACCAGCCTGCCCGGCGTCGGTCCGAAGCAGGACAAGCTGCTGCAATATCTGCTCAGCCGGAGCGAGACGCCGCGGCTGGTCGATCTGCTGCTGCATCTGCCGAGCCAGGTGATCGATCGCCGGGCACGGCCAAAGATCCGCGATGCGGCCGTCGGAACCATGGTGACGCTGGAGGTCACCGTCGACCGCCACCGCCCGCCCCCGCCCCGCAATTCGCGCGCGCCGTATCTGGTCTATGCCAGCGACGACACCGGCGACGTCGTGCTGACCTTCTTCCGCGCCAAGCCCGGCTATGTCGAGAAGCTGCTGCCGATGGGCGAGAAGCGCTACGTCTCCGGCACGCTGCAGATGTATGACGGCATCCCGCAGATCGTGCATCCCGATCGCGTGCTCGACGAGGAGGCGATCTCGAAGCTCTCAGGGATCGATCCGGTCTATCCGCTGACCGAGGGTCTCGCGCTCGGCTCGCTCCGCCGCGCGATCGCGCAGGCGCTGCAGAAGCTGCCGGCCCTGCCGGAATGGATCAGCCCGGAGGTGATGCGCCGCTGCAATTTTCCGCCTGTTACAGAAGCGCTCAATCGCGTGCATCAGCCGGTCGAGCTGACGGACATCTTGCCGGATCAGCGCTTCTGGTCCCGCCTCGCCTTCGACGAGCTGCTTGCCGGCCAGCTCGCGCTTGCGCTGATCCGGGCGCAACTGCGACGGCCCGCCGGCGTGCGCAACGCCGGCGATGGCCATCTGCGCAACAAGATCATCGACGCCCTTCCTTACGCGCTGACGCCCTCCCAGCGCAGCGCCGCGGCGGCGATTGCCGAGGACCTGAAGCAGCCGGTGCGCATGCTGCGCCTGCTCCAGGGCGACGTCGGCTCGGGCAAGACCGTGGTCGCCCTGCTGGCGGCCGCGGCCGTGGCCGAGGTCGGCAAGCAGGCCGCGCTGATGGCCCCGACGGAAATCCTGGCACGCCAGCACATCAAGACCATCGCGCCGCTCGCCGAGCGCGCCGGGATGCGGGTCGCCATCCTCAGCGGCCGGGAAAAGGGCAAGGAGCGGCGCGAGATCATCGCCCAGCTTGCCGAGGGCGAGATCGACCTGCTCGTCGGCACCCACGCGCTGATCCAGGACGACGTCATCTTCAAAGACCTCGCTCTTGCCATCGTCGACGAGCAGCACCGCTTTGGCGTGCGCGAGCGGCTCGCGCTGACATCCAAGGGCGAAGCCGTCGACGTGCTGGTGCTGAGCGCCACCCCGATCCCGCGCACACTGGTGCTGACCTATTTCGGCGACATGGACATCTCCGAGCTGCGCGAAAAGCCCGCCGGCCGCCAGCCGATCGACACCCGCGCGGTGCCGATGAACCGGATCAGCGAAGTCATGGAAGGTGTCGGCCGCGCGCTCGAATCCGGCAAGCTGGTCTACTGGATCTGTCCCCTGGTCGAGGAATCCGAGGCCGAGGGCACCGAGCACCTGACGAATGCGACCAAGCGCTTCGAGAGCCTGCAAAAGCGCTTCGGCGACCGTGTCGGCCTCGTCCACGGCCAGATGAAAGGCATCGAGAAGGACCGCGTGATGGCCCAGTTCGCCGCCCACGAGATCGGCCTTCTGGTCGCGACCACCGTGGTCGAGGTCGGCGTCGACGTGCCCGCGGCGACCATCATGGTGATCGAGAACGCCGAGCGCTTCGGCCTTGCCCAGCTGCACCAGCTGCGCGGCCGCATCGGGCGCGGCTCGGAAGCCTCGACCTGTATCCTGCTCTATGGCGAGCCGCTCGGCGAGATGTCCAAGGCACGGCTCAAGGTGATCCGCGAGACCACGGACGGCTTTCGCATCGCCGAGGAGGATCTGAAGCTGCGCGGCGAAGGCGACGTGCTGGGCGTGCGCCAGAGCGGCCTGCCCGGCTACCGCATCGCGCGCTCGGAGGTGCACGGCCAGCTCATCACCCAGGCGAGAGACGAGGCGCTGCGCATCCTCAAGGACGATCCCAAGCTGAAGGGCGAGCGCGGCGAAGCGCTACGCTGCCTGCTGTATCTCTACGAGCGCGACGAGGCGATCCCGCTCATTGGAGCTGGTTGA